In the genome of Hydractinia symbiolongicarpus strain clone_291-10 chromosome 5, HSymV2.1, whole genome shotgun sequence, one region contains:
- the LOC130645784 gene encoding uncharacterized protein LOC130645784, with translation MSKRTDEIFEDESGLLQTLSIPASLELDGEEWCHLIHTDANFAAQVGVYLLERSKDLEMIITAAENAANEQRERADHFEKQVKYLRNTLEIQTKTYDSFEKQMETLTKNYQQISEECRQYRERNKNLWTSVESLESKCEEYLNEIKSLKSKETSYATPMQLHVPVTNNIENISYEEVSSDIISLRAFSEETIRKLEIERSQRFNLEYKLEQAEEMNRDLKKHIIWLQYRLNDGEQNTKKGFPISDKMSKCKTMISLDKMITDGDLKADSEKGYTETTIGHVPETPNQLTSITKQCIDEKESTVLVDLLQRLNNNERVHFLKGLSQNEAKEKTQCCQSCGHTTKTTAAVTLNTINTKSDRPGKTLSNYRELFAEIFEKLKISRESINEK, from the exons ATGTCAAAGAGAACCGATGAAATTTTCGAAGATGAAAGTGGCTTGCTACAAACTTTGTCAATACCAGCAAGTTTAGAGTTGGATGGTGAAGAATGGTGCCATCTGATTCATACAG atGCAAATTTTGCTGCTCAAGTAGGAGTGTATTTATTAGAACGTTCGAAAGATTTAGAAATGATCATCACAGCTGCAGAAAATGCAGCCAATGAGCAACGAGAAAGAGCTGAT catttcgaaaaacaagtaaaatatcTGCGTAACACGTTGGAAATTCAAACCAAAACTTAcgacagtttcgaaaaacaAATGGAAACGTTAACGAAAAACTATCAACAAATCAGCGAAGAATGTCGGCAGTATagggaaagaaataaaaatttatggaCATCAGTAGAATCATTAGAATCGAAATGTGAAGAATActtaaatgaaattaaatcaTTAAAATCTAAAGAGACTTCATATGCAACACCAATGCAGTTGCATGTTCCAGTCACCAACAATATCGAAAACATATCTTACGAAGAAGTAAGTTCGGACATTATATCTTTACGAGCGTTTAGCGAAGAAACGATTCGTAAATTAGAAATCGAACGCTCGCAACGATTTAACCTAGAATATAAACTTGAACAAGCAGAAGAAATGAAtcgtgatttaaaaaaacatataatatgGCTACAATATCGACTCAACGATGGAGAGCAAAACACTAAAAAAGGTTTTCCAATCTCAGATAAAATGTCAAAATGCAAAACAATGATTTCGTTAGACAAAATGATAACAGACGGTGACTTAAAAGCTGATTCTGAAAAGGGATACACAGAAACTACTATAGGCCATGTACCCGAAACACCAAATCAACTCACATCGATAACAAAGCAATGCATTGATGAAAAAGAATCCACTGTTCTTGTTGATTTACTTCAAAGATTGAACAACAACGAAAGAGTGCATTTCCTGAAAGGCTTATcacaaaatgaagcgaaagaaaaaACGCAGTGCTGTCAGAGTTGTGGTCACACTACAAAAACAACAGCAGCGGTTACGTTAAATACTATAAATACAAAGAGTGATAGACCAGGGAAAACATTATCAAATTATCGTGAATTGTTTGCTgagatttttgaaaagttaaaaatatcacGAGAAAGTATAAATGAGAAATAA
- the LOC130645781 gene encoding cilia- and flagella-associated protein 206-like isoform X2, with translation MQVYFDMNYTTREDFLEEHRRVLDSRLQPVVREITDSRARTREELEVLYTRIVSCVLLRSGLGSPTDIGVVREATAALQSVFPQTELGTFMSLVKRDKERQLVELALIVTGIRLFNRECGKGGEGVDDIPAVLKEAIPATIQSVADEIKTVVNRAYTYTAVLENACLHQNFPNTLDWAKLKDAHFNTRQHEHFLNVLLYDIKGCAAEVESLEAKFQARMESVRVTVSSKTAVPTAQVYPQFINLAHHWAGFQDEMVLLSVLSNVLSSLDQFADVHNKLFSDEVLSTYLQGVTVKTDMDRMRETNTNENRINPAKILTKTISVLFPQTTTNFEHLPIYGKGFCPWSLATYNGLLIPANPSNGVIEYNEGYYAFSTAETAYEFAADPEYFITGVSDVAKKSPELIQLLELHKQFAAITPYAQGKDKGLIQAHVAKADMGTQTELHPIETNLVDTYEWNEWELRRKALKLANLRTKITHSVQTDQSNYRRDNATQVYLPKEVDTQTKRDNSTNVPKPSVYIAGLRGCGSTRTKMTKVDLTLDVDQS, from the exons ATGCAGGTTTACTTTGACATGAATTACACAACAAGAGAAGATTTCTTAGAAGAACATCGTAGAGTTTTGGATTCAAGGTTACAACCGGTTGTAAGAGAAATTACAGACAGTAGGGCTCGCACTAGAGAAGAACTTGAAG ttttatataCACGTATTGTTTCTTGTGTATTGTTACGATCTGGTTTGGGTTCTCCAACAGACATTGGTGTTGTCAGAGAAGCTACTG CCGCATTACAGAGTGTTTTTCCACAAACAGAACTTGGAACTTTTATGTCTTTGGTGAAGCGAGACAAAGAAAGACAATTAGTTGAATTAGCACTGATAGTGACAGGAATTCGTTTGTTTAATCGCGAATGTGGTAAAGGTGGAGAAGGAGTTGATGACA TCCCAGCAGTATTAAAAGAAGCAATCCCAGCTACTATTCAAAGTGTTGcagatgaaataaaaacagttgttAATAGAGCATACACTTATACTG CTGTTCTTGAAAATGCTTGTTTGCATCAGAATTTTCCGAATACATTGGATTGGGCGAAATTAAAAGATGCACACTTCAATACGCGCCAAcatgaacattttttaaacgtACTTTTG TATGACATCAAAGGCTGTGCAGCAGAGGTTGAATCTCTAGAAGCAAAATTTCAAGCCAGAATGGAAAGCGTTAGGGTTACTGTCTCCTCTAAAACAGCTGTTCCAACCGCGCAAGTGTATCCTCAATTCATCAACTTAGCTCATCACTGGGCTGGCTTTCAAGATGAAATGGTTCTGCTTAGTGTACTGAGTAATGTCCTGTCAAGCCTTGACCAGTTCGCTGAT GTGCATAATAAATTGTTTAGTGACGAAGTATTGTCAACGTATTTGCAAGGTGTCACTGTGAAAACAGATATGGATAGAATGAGAGAG ACGAATACAAATGAAAATCGCATCAATCCTGCTAAAATCCTCACCAAAACGATTAGTGTCTTATTTCCACAAACGACAACAAATTTCGAACATCTACCGATATATGGGAAG gGATTCTGTCCATGGTCTTTAGCTACATATAACGGCTTATTGATTCCTGCAAACCCTTCCAACGGAGTGATTGAGTACAACGAAGGCTACTACGCTTTTTCCACCGCAGAGACTGCGTATGAGTTTGCAGCTGATCCCGAGTACTTTATCACAGGGGTATCTGATGTGGCTAAAAAATCACCAGAACTTATTCAACTGCTGGAGTTACACAAACAATTTGCTGCGATTACGCCATACGCCCAG ggaaaagacaaagGTTTGATTCAAGCACATGTTGCTAAGGCTGACATGGGTACACAAACAGAACTTCATCCTATAGAAACAAATCTGGTGGATACATATGAATGGAATGAATGGGAGTTAAGACGAAAAGCTTTGAAATTG GCTAACTTGCGCACCAAGATAACTCATTCTGTTCAAACAGATCAAAGCAACTACAGAAGAGATAACGCCACTCAAGTTTATTTACCAAA GGAGGTAGACACACAAACTAAACGAGATAATTCCACAAATGTTCCAAAGCCTTCTGTTTACATTGCTGGATTGCGAGGTTGTGGATCGACGCGAACTAAAATGACGAAAGTGGATCTCACTTTGGATGTGGACCAAAGTTAA
- the LOC130645781 gene encoding cilia- and flagella-associated protein 206-like isoform X1 produces MSRAQAESVIKNIIREIAQECAGKGQVVSETLVAFMVKAVVLDPDNGFNVDRTLTKADVEKLIKTCVFRLLEKDSPSLDTVKMQVYFDMNYTTREDFLEEHRRVLDSRLQPVVREITDSRARTREELEVLYTRIVSCVLLRSGLGSPTDIGVVREATAALQSVFPQTELGTFMSLVKRDKERQLVELALIVTGIRLFNRECGKGGEGVDDIPAVLKEAIPATIQSVADEIKTVVNRAYTYTAVLENACLHQNFPNTLDWAKLKDAHFNTRQHEHFLNVLLYDIKGCAAEVESLEAKFQARMESVRVTVSSKTAVPTAQVYPQFINLAHHWAGFQDEMVLLSVLSNVLSSLDQFADVHNKLFSDEVLSTYLQGVTVKTDMDRMRETNTNENRINPAKILTKTISVLFPQTTTNFEHLPIYGKGFCPWSLATYNGLLIPANPSNGVIEYNEGYYAFSTAETAYEFAADPEYFITGVSDVAKKSPELIQLLELHKQFAAITPYAQGKDKGLIQAHVAKADMGTQTELHPIETNLVDTYEWNEWELRRKALKLANLRTKITHSVQTDQSNYRRDNATQVYLPKEVDTQTKRDNSTNVPKPSVYIAGLRGCGSTRTKMTKVDLTLDVDQS; encoded by the exons ATGTCTCGAGCGCAAGCGGAAAGCGTTATAAAGAATATTATCCGAGAAATTGCACAAGAATGTGCTGGAAAAGGACAGGTTGTTTCTGAGACACTTGTTGCGTTCATG GTAAAAGCTGTTGTTCTTGATCCAGATAATGGTTTCAATGTTGATAGAACTTTAACAAAGGCTGATGTTGAAAAGCTAATCAAG ACATGTGTTTTCAGACTGCTTGAAAAGGATTCTCCCTCACTAGATACAGTCAAGATGCAGGTTTACTTTGACATGAATTACACAACAAGAGAAGATTTCTTAGAAGAACATCGTAGAGTTTTGGATTCAAGGTTACAACCGGTTGTAAGAGAAATTACAGACAGTAGGGCTCGCACTAGAGAAGAACTTGAAG ttttatataCACGTATTGTTTCTTGTGTATTGTTACGATCTGGTTTGGGTTCTCCAACAGACATTGGTGTTGTCAGAGAAGCTACTG CCGCATTACAGAGTGTTTTTCCACAAACAGAACTTGGAACTTTTATGTCTTTGGTGAAGCGAGACAAAGAAAGACAATTAGTTGAATTAGCACTGATAGTGACAGGAATTCGTTTGTTTAATCGCGAATGTGGTAAAGGTGGAGAAGGAGTTGATGACA TCCCAGCAGTATTAAAAGAAGCAATCCCAGCTACTATTCAAAGTGTTGcagatgaaataaaaacagttgttAATAGAGCATACACTTATACTG CTGTTCTTGAAAATGCTTGTTTGCATCAGAATTTTCCGAATACATTGGATTGGGCGAAATTAAAAGATGCACACTTCAATACGCGCCAAcatgaacattttttaaacgtACTTTTG TATGACATCAAAGGCTGTGCAGCAGAGGTTGAATCTCTAGAAGCAAAATTTCAAGCCAGAATGGAAAGCGTTAGGGTTACTGTCTCCTCTAAAACAGCTGTTCCAACCGCGCAAGTGTATCCTCAATTCATCAACTTAGCTCATCACTGGGCTGGCTTTCAAGATGAAATGGTTCTGCTTAGTGTACTGAGTAATGTCCTGTCAAGCCTTGACCAGTTCGCTGAT GTGCATAATAAATTGTTTAGTGACGAAGTATTGTCAACGTATTTGCAAGGTGTCACTGTGAAAACAGATATGGATAGAATGAGAGAG ACGAATACAAATGAAAATCGCATCAATCCTGCTAAAATCCTCACCAAAACGATTAGTGTCTTATTTCCACAAACGACAACAAATTTCGAACATCTACCGATATATGGGAAG gGATTCTGTCCATGGTCTTTAGCTACATATAACGGCTTATTGATTCCTGCAAACCCTTCCAACGGAGTGATTGAGTACAACGAAGGCTACTACGCTTTTTCCACCGCAGAGACTGCGTATGAGTTTGCAGCTGATCCCGAGTACTTTATCACAGGGGTATCTGATGTGGCTAAAAAATCACCAGAACTTATTCAACTGCTGGAGTTACACAAACAATTTGCTGCGATTACGCCATACGCCCAG ggaaaagacaaagGTTTGATTCAAGCACATGTTGCTAAGGCTGACATGGGTACACAAACAGAACTTCATCCTATAGAAACAAATCTGGTGGATACATATGAATGGAATGAATGGGAGTTAAGACGAAAAGCTTTGAAATTG GCTAACTTGCGCACCAAGATAACTCATTCTGTTCAAACAGATCAAAGCAACTACAGAAGAGATAACGCCACTCAAGTTTATTTACCAAA GGAGGTAGACACACAAACTAAACGAGATAATTCCACAAATGTTCCAAAGCCTTCTGTTTACATTGCTGGATTGCGAGGTTGTGGATCGACGCGAACTAAAATGACGAAAGTGGATCTCACTTTGGATGTGGACCAAAGTTAA
- the LOC130645791 gene encoding uncharacterized protein LOC130645791 isoform X2, which translates to MMKSLLVLLSLLACITGADNTYPCKGTFIYSLQNRMNVSVEAMYNTAWYEGHCVTPLWKANKAYTGWKNTMLLTKPRYFYYSLFQAISILPCLRKLRLK; encoded by the exons ATGATGAAATCCTTGCTTGTTTTACTTTCTCTTCTGGCATGCATCACCG GAGCCGACAATACATATCCTTGCAAAGGGACTTTTAT ttaTTCACTTCAAAATAGAATGAATGTTTCCGTAGAGGCAATGTATAACACCGCGTGGTACGAAGGGCATTGTGTGACACCATTATGGAAAGCAAATAAAGCATATACAG GTTGGAAGAATACTATGCTTTTAACGAAACCTCGCTACTTTTACTATAGCTTATTTCAAGCCATATCTATCCTTCCCTGCTTGCGAAAATTAAGACTGAAATAG
- the LOC130645791 gene encoding uncharacterized protein LOC130645791 isoform X1: MTDIATSTAIKFLFIFFPGADNTYPCKGTFIYSLQNRMNVSVEAMYNTAWYEGHCVTPLWKANKAYTGWKNTMLLTKPRYFYYSLFQAISILPCLRKLRLK, translated from the exons atgacgGACATTGCAACCTCTACCGCCatcaaatttttattcattttcttTCCAGGAGCCGACAATACATATCCTTGCAAAGGGACTTTTAT ttaTTCACTTCAAAATAGAATGAATGTTTCCGTAGAGGCAATGTATAACACCGCGTGGTACGAAGGGCATTGTGTGACACCATTATGGAAAGCAAATAAAGCATATACAG GTTGGAAGAATACTATGCTTTTAACGAAACCTCGCTACTTTTACTATAGCTTATTTCAAGCCATATCTATCCTTCCCTGCTTGCGAAAATTAAGACTGAAATAG